A single Ischnura elegans chromosome 13 unlocalized genomic scaffold, ioIscEleg1.1 SUPER_13_unloc_4, whole genome shotgun sequence DNA region contains:
- the LOC124173247 gene encoding uncharacterized protein LOC124173247 isoform X1 → MNRTAGIFSTSSGRNSEDTLCRLCMKNNDYFYNIFTSNVACRMTVKDALNGLLGLEVAVGDGLPTTLCPLCLKKLTEFSVFKMTCLQSDAKLRKLSGRNCIRSIQWDETADENLGTPADTKDFIQDEIEGTSHLTCSAQRTEIYIPVEDSQQLGSNMLVTVEEEIEDPLNEGNYPVMYTLDPAGISSNALDPLATDDLVSSRLLC, encoded by the exons ATGAATCGTACCGCCGGGATTTTCAGCACTTCATCAGGAAGGAATTCTGAGGATACcttgtgcagactatgcatgaagaataatgattatttttacaacatattcacttccaacGTAGCTTGCAGAATGACTGTGAAGGATGCTTTAAATGGTTTACTCGGGTTAGAA gttgctgtgggagatggcctgcccaccaccctgtgtccactatgtttgaaaaagctcacggaattcagtgttttcaaaatgacttgtttacAATCGGACGCAAAGCTGAGAAAACTTTCTGGGAGGAATTGCATTAGG agtatccaaTGGGATGAGACAGCTGATGAGAATTTGGGGACTCCTGCTGacacaaaagacttcattcaagatgagatagaaggcacctcacatctcacttgctcagcccaaaggactgaaatatacattcctgtggaAGACTCCCAACAACTCGGatctaatatgttg gtaaCTGTGGAGGAGGAGATTGAAGACCCTCTCAATGAAGGTAATTATCCTGTGATGTACACTCTGGATCCAGCTGGAATTTCAAGTAATGCTTTggacccattggcaactgatgacTTGGTAAGTTCACGTTTGCTTTGTTAA
- the LOC124173247 gene encoding uncharacterized protein LOC124173247 isoform X2: protein MNRTAGIFSTSSGRNSEDTLCRLCMKNNDYFYNIFTSNVACRMTVKDALNGLLGLEVAVGDGLPTTLCPLCLKKLTEFSVFKMTCLQSDAKLRKLSGRNCIRSIQWDETADENLGTPADTKDFIQDEIEGTSHLTCSAQRTEIYIPVEDSQQLGSNMLWLCAVYMDAFLQKVTFTCGNRETRCHEVKMQGSSQLNRQ from the exons ATGAATCGTACCGCCGGGATTTTCAGCACTTCATCAGGAAGGAATTCTGAGGATACcttgtgcagactatgcatgaagaataatgattatttttacaacatattcacttccaacGTAGCTTGCAGAATGACTGTGAAGGATGCTTTAAATGGTTTACTCGGGTTAGAA gttgctgtgggagatggcctgcccaccaccctgtgtccactatgtttgaaaaagctcacggaattcagtgttttcaaaatgacttgtttacAATCGGACGCAAAGCTGAGAAAACTTTCTGGGAGGAATTGCATTAGG agtatccaaTGGGATGAGACAGCTGATGAGAATTTGGGGACTCCTGCTGacacaaaagacttcattcaagatgagatagaaggcacctcacatctcacttgctcagcccaaaggactgaaatatacattcctgtggaAGACTCCCAACAACTCGGatctaatatgttg TGGCTTTGTGCTGTGTATATGGATGCATTTCTACAGAAAGTCACCTTCACTTGTGGGAATAGGGAGACCAgatgccatgaggtgaaaatGCAGGGCAGCTCCCAATTAAATAGGCAATAA